In Alphaproteobacteria bacterium, the sequence GCGGATGGCGATCTGTTCGTGCCGCGCCTGCTGTCGAACTACGCCAACCGCATCGCCATCGAAACGACAGATCTGCCGGTCGATGCCGATGTCGAGAAGCTCGAAACCTCCGTCACGCCGCGCCACCGCGGCATCGCGAAGGTCGAGTTCCGCGTCGAATCCGCCAGCAAGGTGTCGCTGACGGTCGTGGGCGAGGACGGCGAGCCGATCGATAGCGGCATCGAAGTGGTGCGCGTCGCCGACGCGAAGGTTTTCCGCTCGGGCTTCGACGGCGAAGTCTATCTGGAAGGTGCAGCGGGCGACGAATTCGAAACCGACAACCGCGCCCAGACCTGCCGCTTCCGCATTCCCGCCGCGATCGAAGAAGGCACCGTCGCGATCTGCGAGGCCGTGAAATGAAACGCCTTCTTCTCGCCCTGTTCTTGCTGGTCGCGTCGGTGCCAAGCGCTTTCGCGGCGATCGCCTGCACGGTCGCGACCAATTCGGTCGCCTTCGGCATCTACGATCCGACCAGCGGCGTCGATAAGACCAGCAACGGCAGCGTGACCGTCACGTGCCTGATCGTGGTCGGGCTGTCGGGCTCGGTCGCCTACAACATCCATTTTGCGCCGGGCAACGGCAGCTACGCGTCGCGCGCGCTGAAATCCGGTTCGCTGACGCTCAACTACAACCTCTACACCGATGCCGGGCTTTCGCAGGTTTGGGGCGACGGCACCGGTTCGAGCGGCCGGATCAGCGACAGCTATTCGATCCCGCTCGTGGGTTCGATCGTTTCCTACAACGTCTACGGCAAGATTCCGGCGCGGCAGAACCCTGGAATGGGCAGCTTCACCGACAGCATGATCGTCACCGTCAACTACTGAAAACAGGGCAGGGCAAGGTTATGAACGTATTGATCGCGGAACACGATGGGTTGCAGCGCCGCATGGCCTGCGATGCCGTGTCCGACCTCGGCATGAATGTCTGCGCCGCGGATGGTGGATTGCTGGCGCTGGAAACGCTGGCGGCCCGCAAGAACATCGATCTGCTGGTGACCGATGTCAGCCTGCCGGTGATCGAAGGCTATCGCTTGGTCGATATGGCGAAGCTCCGGCTGCCGAATTTGAAGATCATCTATCTTGCCGCCGATCGCTACGAAGCCGAATGCAAAATCGGCCGCGTGCATGGCGAGATCAT encodes:
- a CDS encoding spore coat protein U domain-containing protein, which codes for MKRLLLALFLLVASVPSAFAAIACTVATNSVAFGIYDPTSGVDKTSNGSVTVTCLIVVGLSGSVAYNIHFAPGNGSYASRALKSGSLTLNYNLYTDAGLSQVWGDGTGSSGRISDSYSIPLVGSIVSYNVYGKIPARQNPGMGSFTDSMIVTVNY
- a CDS encoding response regulator, which gives rise to MNVLIAEHDGLQRRMACDAVSDLGMNVCAADGGLLALETLAARKNIDLLVTDVSLPVIEGYRLVDMAKLRLPNLKIIYLAADRYEAECKIGRVHGEIIAKPYICCQLQKAVARAFAATPGAICGMLAQHAHLFDGCGVVAPVLA